The genomic stretch CTCTTCGGCCAGTGCCACAACGCGTGGATCCTCAAGATCGGCGCGTTCACTGGTCAGGATCGCAATGGAATGATGCGGGATCATCGCCTTCATCCAGGCGATCTCATCAACGGTGGCCTGGCTGCGCAGCAGATATAAAGCGGCGACAAAGGCCAGACCGCTGCCCAGAAAGATCGCGGCATTCACGGCCTTGTTGCCATACATGCCCAGCATGAACGACAGCATGATGACGGCCATCGCCGCCCCCATATACAGCGCCATCCATGCCCGCGTCTGGCTGAAATAGACGTGATCAAGCGCATAGCTGTTGAGATACATCAGGCCATACATGACCAGCGTCGAGGTGGCGATCATGGCGGCAAATCTGTAATACGACATCGCTTGTTCCTTTCTGTTCCCATGACAGAACCGGATTTGCGCCGTATTCGTTCCGCTTTTCGCGGCTGCGATGCCGTAGCTTAATCGTTGATATCGGTTTCCCAGACCTTGACCTGCCCCTTGCGCAGCCGGAAAAACCGGCGCATCGCAAGATAGGACAGCAAGGACAGAAGCGCGAAGATCACCAGCATCAGCGCCAGACCGGTGGCGTTGATGCCAAACAGGATCAGCAGCCCCATCAGCCCCGCCCCGACAGCGAATCCCAGAAAGATATAGCCCGGAATAAGGACCTCCAGCGTGGCAAGGATCAGCGCGCCCGACATCCAGACCCACCATTCAGCCCATAACATCATATCACCGCCCCTTCAGCATCTTGAACGCATCGGCGAATGCATCCAGCGCATTGGCCGGCAGCACCACGGTCTGGTTGCCCTGACCTGCGCCCATCTTCGATATCGCCTCGACCTGTTTCAGCGCAACCTGATATTGCGCCGCTTCTAGGCCGTTTTCGGCAATGGCACCCGCGACAACCTGCGTGGCATAGGCTTCGGCATCGGCCAGCACCCGGCGCGCCTTGGCTTCCTGCTCGGCGGCATAAAGATCGGCGTCGGCCTGCAATTCGACGGCGCGCTTCTTGCCCTCGGCCTCTGTCACCTGCGCGCGGCGGGCGCGTTCGGCGTTCAGCTGCTGCAACATGGCCGCGCGCGTTGCCTGATCCAGATTGACGTCAAGGATTTCGGCGCGTGTCACCTCGATCCCCCAATCATCGACCTGTTGCGAGACTTGGTCGCGCACCGCCTCGATCAGGCGGCTGCGGTTGGCCTGCACCTGATCCAATTCCATCCGGCCGATCTCGGAGCGTACGATCCCGGCCACAGTGGTAGAAATCGCAGCATCGACATCGCGGATGCGATAAACGGTCTTTTCAGGTTCGATGATCCGGTAGAACACAGATGTTTCAACCTGCACCAGCACGTTGTCGGACGTGATCGCATCCTGCGTCATCGGGGGCAATTGCCGCTCGAGGATGGAGACCTGATGGCGCACCCGGTCCAGAAACGGCACGATGAAATTGATGCCGGGGCCAAGCACCGATTGCAGGCGGCCAAGGCGTTCCACCACGAACTTTTCCGATTGCGGCACGATGCGCACACCCGCCATGACGCAGATGATGATGAACACCGCCAGCAAAAGATAAACGATGTTCTGGCCAAAAAACTCTGCCATAAATTGATCCACGGGCATCAACGCATCCTTAAGTTGTGTCGCGCTCAGTTAGGCACGGTTGACGGCGATTGCAAATCAAACTGCGCCTTGCTGTTGCTTTTGAAGCGCGCGGCGATCGTCGCACCGATCGCATCGGCCGTCGCGGGGCTCAGCGTCCAGCCCAGGTGGCCGTGGCCGGTGTTATAGAACACACGGTCATTGCGGCCCGGCCCCACCCGCGGCATCATATTGGGCATCATCGGACGCAGCCCCGCCCAAGGCACACAATTCTCGGTAGATACGTCCGGGAAATGGGTTTCGCACCATTGGATCAAGGGCCGGACGCGGCGTTCCAGAATATCGCGGTTTTCGCCGTTGAATTCTGCCGTGCCCGCAATGCGCAACCGGGTCTTGCCCAGCCGCGAGGTGACGATCTTGGCCTTGTCATCCAGCAAGGAGGTGCTGGGCGCCGCCGCCTGACTGGCCGCATCATCCAGATTGACGGTGATCGAATAGCCCTTGACCGGATAGACGTTCACGCGGTCGCCCAGCTTGGCCGCGAATTTGCGGCTGGCGACACCGGCCGAAATGACGATGCCGTCAAAACGGGCTTCATCCCCGCTTTCGACATAAACGCCATCGGGGCGGACATGCAGATCGGTGACCGGCGCGCCAAGGCGAAAGCTGACACCTTGCTTTTGCAGCCAATCCGCCAGCCCGACGGTGAATTTGTGAATATCACCGGTGCTGTCGCTTTCGGTCCAGAACCCCCCGATGATATCGCCGCGCAGGGTCGGTTCGCGCGCCAGCACCTCGTCGACGCTCAATTCATGACGCTCAAGGCCACCTTCGCGCAACAGCCGGTTGACCATGCGGGCATGGCGCAGGTCTTTGTCGGTCTTGTAGAAATGCAAGATACCCGCCGGGCTGAAATCGAAATCCACGCCGGATTTATCCGCCATTTCCGCCAGCCCCGCACGCGCGGCCACAGCCAGCCGGGCAGTCTTGACCGTGTTGGACTTGTAATTGGGGATATTGCCCAGAAATTCCATCATCCAGCTGACCTTGTGCCAGCCCGGACGCGGATTCACGAACAAGGGCGCATCGCCCTGCAACATCCATTTGATGCCTTTAAGAACGGTGGACCATTGGTTCCAGACCTCGGCATTGGACGCGCTCAGCTGGCCGCCATTGGCGAAACTGGTTTCCATTCCGGCGTAACGCTGGCGGTCATAGACCGTCACGTCAAACCCGCGGATCATCAAGGAATAGGCAGTGGTGACGCCGGTAATCCCGGCACCGATAACAGCAATCGAAGGCATGGCATTTCTCCGCCAATGGCGCTTGCGCGCATTTGCCCCCACCGTTGCTGTGCCTGAGAGATTCACCCAGATCGCGGGGCTTGCTCCTTC from Yoonia vestfoldensis encodes the following:
- a CDS encoding DUF305 domain-containing protein; translation: MSYYRFAAMIATSTLVMYGLMYLNSYALDHVYFSQTRAWMALYMGAAMAVIMLSFMLGMYGNKAVNAAIFLGSGLAFVAALYLLRSQATVDEIAWMKAMIPHHSIAILTSERADLEDPRVVALAEEIIAAQRLEIAEMRALIIDLEGGPAATTPIDGQ
- a CDS encoding NfeD family protein: MMLWAEWWVWMSGALILATLEVLIPGYIFLGFAVGAGLMGLLILFGINATGLALMLVIFALLSLLSYLAMRRFFRLRKGQVKVWETDIND
- a CDS encoding SPFH domain-containing protein, whose amino-acid sequence is MPVDQFMAEFFGQNIVYLLLAVFIIICVMAGVRIVPQSEKFVVERLGRLQSVLGPGINFIVPFLDRVRHQVSILERQLPPMTQDAITSDNVLVQVETSVFYRIIEPEKTVYRIRDVDAAISTTVAGIVRSEIGRMELDQVQANRSRLIEAVRDQVSQQVDDWGIEVTRAEILDVNLDQATRAAMLQQLNAERARRAQVTEAEGKKRAVELQADADLYAAEQEAKARRVLADAEAYATQVVAGAIAENGLEAAQYQVALKQVEAISKMGAGQGNQTVVLPANALDAFADAFKMLKGR
- a CDS encoding D-amino acid dehydrogenase; the encoded protein is MPSIAVIGAGITGVTTAYSLMIRGFDVTVYDRQRYAGMETSFANGGQLSASNAEVWNQWSTVLKGIKWMLQGDAPLFVNPRPGWHKVSWMMEFLGNIPNYKSNTVKTARLAVAARAGLAEMADKSGVDFDFSPAGILHFYKTDKDLRHARMVNRLLREGGLERHELSVDEVLAREPTLRGDIIGGFWTESDSTGDIHKFTVGLADWLQKQGVSFRLGAPVTDLHVRPDGVYVESGDEARFDGIVISAGVASRKFAAKLGDRVNVYPVKGYSITVNLDDAASQAAAPSTSLLDDKAKIVTSRLGKTRLRIAGTAEFNGENRDILERRVRPLIQWCETHFPDVSTENCVPWAGLRPMMPNMMPRVGPGRNDRVFYNTGHGHLGWTLSPATADAIGATIAARFKSNSKAQFDLQSPSTVPN